One genomic window of Proteus sp. ZN5 includes the following:
- a CDS encoding IS5-like element IS5 family transposase encodes MSHQLTFADSEFSSKRRQTRKEIFLSRMEQILPWQNMVEVIEPFYPKAGNGRRPYPLETMLRIHCMQHWYNLSDGAMEDALYEIASMRLFARLSLDSALPDRTTIMNFRHLLEQHQLARQLFKTINRWLAEAGVMMTQGTLVDATIIEAPSSTKNKEQQRDPQMHQTKKGNQWHFGMKAHIGVDAKSGLTHSLVTTAANEHDLNQLGNLLHGEEQFVSADAGYQGAPQREELAEVDWLIAERPGKVRTLKQHPRKNKTAINIEYMKASIRAKVEHPFRIIKRQFGFVKARYKGLLKNDNQLAMLFTLANLFRADQMIRQWERSH; translated from the coding sequence ATGAGTCATCAGCTCACCTTCGCCGACAGTGAATTCAGCAGTAAGCGCCGTCAGACCAGAAAAGAGATTTTCTTGTCCCGCATGGAGCAGATTCTGCCATGGCAAAACATGGTGGAAGTCATCGAGCCGTTTTATCCCAAGGCTGGTAATGGCCGGCGACCTTATCCGCTGGAAACCATGCTACGCATTCACTGCATGCAGCATTGGTACAACCTGAGCGATGGCGCGATGGAAGATGCTCTGTACGAAATCGCCTCCATGCGTCTGTTTGCCCGGTTATCCCTGGATAGCGCCTTGCCGGACCGCACCACCATCATGAATTTCCGCCACCTGCTGGAGCAGCATCAACTGGCCCGCCAATTGTTCAAGACCATCAATCGCTGGCTGGCCGAAGCAGGCGTCATGATGACTCAAGGCACCTTGGTCGATGCCACCATCATTGAGGCACCCAGCTCGACCAAGAACAAAGAGCAGCAACGCGATCCGCAGATGCATCAGACCAAGAAAGGCAATCAGTGGCACTTTGGCATGAAGGCCCACATTGGTGTCGATGCCAAGAGTGGCCTGACCCACAGCCTAGTCACCACCGCGGCCAACGAGCATGACCTCAATCAGCTGGGTAATCTGCTGCATGGAGAGGAGCAATTTGTCTCAGCCGATGCCGGCTACCAAGGGGCGCCACAGCGCGAGGAGCTGGCCGAGGTGGACTGGCTGATCGCCGAGCGCCCCGGCAAGGTAAGAACCTTGAAACAGCATCCACGCAAGAACAAAACGGCCATCAACATCGAATACATGAAAGCCAGCATCCGGGCCAAGGTGGAGCACCCATTTCGCATCATCAAGCGACAGTTCGGCTTCGTGAAAGCCAGATACAAGGGGTTGCTGAAAAACGATAACCAACTGGCGATGTTATTCACGCTGGCCAACCTGTTTCGGGCGGACCAAATGATACGTCAGTGGGAGAGATCTCACTAA
- the dhaT gene encoding 1,3-propanediol dehydrogenase, which produces MSYRMFDYLVPNVNFFGPNAISVVGERCKLLGGKKALLVTDKGLRTIKDGAVDKTLEHLREAGIDVVVFDGVEPNPKDTNVRDGLDVFRKEQCDIIVTVGGGSPHDCGKGIGIAATHEGDLYSYAGIETLTNPLPPIVAVNTTAGTASEVTRHCVLTNTKTKVKFVIVSWRNLPSVSINDPLLMLGKPAPLTAATGMDALTHAVEAYISKDANPVTDAAAIQAIRLIARNLRQAVALGSNLKARENMAYASLLAGMAFNNANLGYVHAMAHQLGGLYDMPHGVANAVLLPHVARYNLIANPEKFADIAEFMGENTDGLSTMDAAELAIRAIARLSADIGIPQHLRELGVKEADFPYMAEMALKDGNAFSNPRKGNEKEIAEIFRQAF; this is translated from the coding sequence ATGAGCTATCGTATGTTTGATTACCTGGTGCCGAATGTGAACTTTTTTGGCCCGAATGCTATTTCCGTCGTGGGCGAACGCTGCAAACTGTTGGGCGGTAAAAAAGCGCTGCTGGTGACTGATAAAGGTCTGCGAACCATTAAGGACGGCGCGGTTGATAAAACCCTCGAACATCTGCGTGAAGCCGGTATTGACGTGGTGGTGTTTGACGGCGTCGAGCCAAACCCTAAAGACACCAACGTGCGCGACGGCCTGGACGTTTTTCGTAAAGAGCAATGCGATATCATCGTTACCGTCGGCGGTGGTAGCCCGCATGACTGCGGTAAAGGCATCGGCATCGCAGCGACGCACGAAGGCGATCTCTATAGCTATGCCGGGATTGAAACCCTGACCAATCCGCTGCCGCCGATCGTCGCGGTGAATACCACCGCCGGTACCGCCAGCGAAGTCACCCGTCACTGCGTGCTGACCAATACCAAAACCAAAGTGAAGTTTGTGATAGTCAGTTGGCGCAACCTGCCGTCGGTTTCCATTAATGACCCACTGCTGATGCTCGGCAAACCTGCGCCACTGACTGCGGCAACAGGAATGGACGCCCTGACCCACGCCGTTGAGGCCTATATTTCAAAAGATGCCAACCCGGTTACCGACGCCGCCGCTATCCAGGCAATTCGTCTGATCGCCCGCAACTTACGCCAAGCCGTAGCACTGGGCAGCAACCTGAAAGCTCGCGAGAATATGGCCTATGCCTCTTTGCTGGCGGGTATGGCCTTCAACAACGCCAACCTTGGCTACGTTCACGCGATGGCGCATCAGCTTGGCGGTCTGTACGACATGCCGCACGGCGTAGCAAATGCCGTCCTGCTGCCGCACGTGGCGCGCTATAACCTGATCGCTAATCCGGAGAAATTTGCCGACATCGCGGAGTTTATGGGTGAGAACACTGACGGTCTGTCCACCATGGATGCTGCCGAGCTGGCGATTCGCGCCATCGCTCGCCTGTCAGCCGATATCGGTATTCCGCAGCATCTGCGCGAGCTGGGCGTCAAAGAAGCCGATTTCCCGTATATGGCGGAAATGGCGCTGAAAGACGGCAATGCCTTCTCCAACCCGCGTAAAGGGAACGAGAAAGAAATTGCCGAGATCTTCCGTCAGGCATTCTGA